Below is a genomic region from Magnetococcales bacterium.
ATGTTGAATGGAGCAGATTCGTCCGAAACCTGACCGGGTTTGGGTCGTCCGACTGCCGCAATGGAGCTGACATGAACCAAGCGGATGCCAGCGCGACGTACCAGACGGGCCACACGTTCGGCCCCCTCAACATTGACGGCGATCCTCTGTCTGGCATGGTCTTTGGCGTTGGAACCGCATCCGGCCAGATTAAAGACCAGATCACATCCAGCCAGGGCATCGACGAGCCTGGTTTCGTCTTTCAGTTCACCAGCGATTCGTTCGATATCCAGGCCTGACAAGTGTGTCAAAGACGATCCTGGTCGATGAAAAACGCGGACCTTTATCCCGGATTTATTGACCAGCCAATGGACCAGGTTGGCTCCGATAAAGCCGTTGCCGCCAAAAACAAGTACCTGCATGGCGCTTTATCCTTCAAAAAATTGTACTCAGGACATATATATACTTGATGCCGTCAGCCATGATCGGGTCAGCCTCTCCCCATTCCACCTTTACATACTGGCATTTTTTCCGTAGAGTGGCAAGGTGCCTCGGCAGGGTGTCTCCAGGGCGATTGCATGTGAACGCTGGTGCCTTCTCATACAGCTATTTTGTTTTTTTTCAGGCTATTGAGCGACTTTCGGGTTTGTCTGGGTGGGCTTGCGGTTGCAATTTTTTAATTCCTTTCAGACTTGTTTTCTTTCTGACAATTGGGCGTGTTCATGAAAAAATGGCAAATTGTTGCACGGAATTTGCGTGCTTGGCAAAATTACCGTGCTGGCAATGCGTGTCCCGACAATTTACCTTCCTATTTTTGGATCGAGCCGACCAACCATTGCAATCTGCATTGTATCATGTGCCCAAATGGTACAGATCAGATTCACTTTCCCAAAGGGTGCATGCCCCTGACGCTTTTCAAGGAGATCGTGCGTCAAATCAAGCCTTTTACCTCTTCGGTCACTCTGGCTGTCGGTGGAGAATCTCTCTACAATAAAGAATTCTTTGATATGGTCCGCCATGCCCGCATGGAAGGCATCAAGGTTTTGTTGAATACCAATGCAACCATGCTGGATGCCAAACGGGCACAGCAATTGTTGGAGTCTGGTCTGTCACATGTCAGTTTTGCTTTTGATGGTTTCAATAAAATTCAGTATGAAAAAGCACGGGTGGGAGCCGATTTTGAAAAAACTCTCAATAATATAATCCATTTTTTAGAGCTGAAAAAATCACATGCCAAATCGGACCCCTATACGGTCCTCTCCATGCTGATGCTGGACATGACCCTTGCGACTCCTCAGGAACAGAACCAATTTCTTTCCCGATTCGAGGGTTTGATCGATGAGGTTCGCCTGCGGGAAGTGGCCACCTGGGGTCCGGTTTTCAAGGAGACCGACCAGTTTTCCTTTCGAAAAAACGTCCAACTCTATCCGCCCTGTTCACGTCTCTGGAGTACAGCCGTCGTGGCCTGGAACGGCGATCTCCTGCCTTGTATCTACGATGTGAATCATGACTATGTTCTGGGCAATATTCAGAAAGAAAATTTTGTCGATATCTGGAATGGCCCCGGAATGGTGGCGCTGAGAAAATCCATGCTGGATGGAACCTTCCGTACTCTGTTGCCATTGTGTGAACATTGTATCGTGTTGGGTTCTCCACCCTTGCTGGGTTTGCCGTCCGGCATTCGTTTGACCCTGGCTGATGCCTTGACGAATCTTTGGGGATATCGCATTGAAAAAATGGCCATTCGTTTGGCCAATTTGTTAAGCAGGCGGGGTTTTTCCGCCAGAACGATCAACTGAGAGGCTATCTATTAACTTGTTAATTTCAAAAGAAAAATTAATAAAAGCATCTCCTCTCCTGCTGGTCAGTCTGACAGGAAATCTGTTTGTCATTCTGATCTTGTGGACTCCCCTGACCGGGTTGCTCGTGCAACCCCTGATCGTGAACGAACCCTTGCAAAAAAGTGAGGTCGCCGTGATTTTTGCGTCGGGTTGGGTGAACGAGACGACCATGGATTATGATGCACTCCTCAGAATGCAACAGGGGGTTGAACTGTATCGACAGGGATGGGTTCGGAAGATTGTCTGTCTTGGTGGAACCACTCTGCCGCATCGTGACAGCCGTGAAAAAGTGGCTGAAGTCATGGCGAAAATTATTGTTTCCTGGGGGGTCCCACCCGAAAATGTCCTGGCCCATGCCGAGGCGACCAATACCTACGATGATCTGCGATCCATGTTCACTCTCCTGCGTCACCAGATCGATTTCAATCGCACCATTTATGTTTCCTCAGCCTACCATACAGCGCGGATTCGTTGGTTCCTGAATTCCATGGGTATCAACGGAATTGTGGTACATGCGTATCCTGTAGAGAAAGAACCTTTGCATTTTGGGCAACGAATGTTTTATTTTCGAAGTATCGCCCGCGAATATCTTGCTCATGTCTATTATCGTCTCATGCCGACCTCGCCAGTGGCCATTTGGAAATAATGGGGGAGGGAGCCGGAATTGGTTAAAAATCCCGGGCAATGATTTTGGATCCTTCCTGGTCAATGCGAAAGGGCAAGGAACGAAACGGCAAGTGACGGGCCAGCGCGTCGTGATCGTTGGCATAGAGCAACAAAAATCCCCCTGACCCAGCCCCCAGAAGCTTGCCCCCCGTTGCCCCATGGCGCATGGCCAACTCCAGGCAAGCCTGAACCTGATCATTGCTGATACCCGAGGCCATGCCCTGTTTGTATTCCCACCCCTGGCGCAAAATTTCTCCCAGTTGGTCAACCTGCCAATCATGAAAACATGCCCGCAGGCGATCCGCCAGGAGGGTCATGTTGTCCATGCGGGCCATTTTGTCGGGAATTTTCAGGTTGGCGCGTTGTTCGGCCAGAATGGTTCCGGCGGCTCGGTCGTTACCGATGTAATACAAACGCAATTTTTCTTCCAGGAGCCGTCTGCCCGCCTGGTCCAGGGAAATCGGGGCCACATGAACCGATTCATCGGCGACGAAGCGGATGTAGTTGAGACCGCCAAAGGCGGAGGCATATTGATCCTGTTTGCCAATCGGCTCCTTGAGAATATCAATCTCGATTGCACAGGCCTCGCTGGCCAACCGCTCCGGGGTGACAGTCTCTCTCTGCATGGCATAAAGGGCGTGGAGCAGACCCACCGTGAATGCACTGGAAGATCCCAATCCGGTACCGGCGGGGACGTCGGAAAAGGAGGCAATTTCAACTCCAGTGCCCAGTTTGACCTTGCGCAAGGCCTCCCGGACCAGGGGATGACGAATTTCATCAATTGAATCCACATCTTCGGTCTTTGAATATTTGATGCGGATTTTGTCGTGAAAATAGGGGTGGACCACGATATACATGTAACTTTGGATGGCGGCGCTGACCACAGCGCCATGGGAACGGACTGCATAATAGTCGCGCATGTCGCTGCCACCACCGGCCAGACTGACTCGAAATGGGGTTCTGGTAATGACCAAGCGGGTCGCTCTCCCTGTGATTGGTATGAAGATCCGGACCGGATGAACAAATACTTGAAACGGGTTGCAGGCGCAAAGGATGAAGCCGCTTTTCTACTATCAAGGGCCGGCGGAACAATGAGTGATGCCATGGGTGGGTTGGTGTGCAGGTCATGACGGAGAGCAGGGAGCAGGAAAGTTGCCAGCGCTGGGATCGACACTGGCAGGCAACCGGACGCATTCCAGGTGTCTCCCGTATGGGGCGACTCATGTTTCATGCCAAGGAAGAGGGGTTGCGTCGCGTCATGGCTCCTCTCAGGGAAGATGTGAAGACAATCCTGGAAGTCGGATGCGGGCCGGGTCACATCATGGCCATGTATCAACGCCTGGGCTTTGCTCCAATGGGAATTGATATTTCCCCGACTGCCGTGGCCATTTGTCAGGAACGAGGATTGGCTGCCGTGGAAAGGGACGTCATGGAAGAGCCAGGTCGTTATGATCTGGTTTCCAGCGACGGCATGCTGGAACATTTTCTCCATTTTGAACCCATGGCCGTGCGCATGATGCATCTGAGCCGCCGATATGTTCTTTTGATCCAACCCAACCATGGCTCCTTCTGGGGCAGGGTTTTGCCTTGTCTGGCCGAACTCATCAAGGGAGAGGACAATATTCTGGAATACAATTATCGCATGATTGACTTTATTGAGGTATTCCGCCGCCATGGCTTTGATGTTGTGGAAAACCGGCCTGTTTTTGGGGATGTTTTCCGTATCTTGTTGTTTCAAAGTCAAAAAATGTCTGAACATGTTCTGTGATGAATATCCTGTTTTTGAATCCGCCATTCATGCCGGGATTTTCCCGGGCGTCCCGCAGCCCAGCGGTCACCAAGGGGGGAACGCTCTATTTTCCCATTTGGCTGGCCTATGCCACCGGCATGGCCGAACAGGCCGGTCACCAGGTGCGGCTCGTGGATTGCGCAGCGGCTCGTCTTGATCTACCCAATCTCTTTATTGCCCTGGGTACGTGGCGGCCCGGTCTTGTGGTGATCGATACCAGCACCCCCAGCATTGTCAACGATGCCCAGGTGGCCGCTGATATCAAAAAACAATTTCCGGAAACATTCACCCTGCTGGTCGGTTCTCACCCGTCGGCCCTGCCGCAGGAGAGCATTGCCCTGCATGCAGCCGTCGATGGTGCCGCCCTGGGCGAATATGATGCCACCGTGGTGGATCTGGCCCAGGCATTGGATCAGGGTCTCCCTTTGCAGGGTGTCCCAGGGTTGGCTTACCGCATGCACGACACCATCCTCTGCAATCCCCGGCGTCCCATGCTGGAAAATCTGGATGCCCTGCCTTTTGTGGCAGAGGTCTATGCCAAACATTTGCGGATTGAGGATTATTTTTTTGCGGCGGCCAACTATCCCATGGTGCAGATCATGACGGGTCGCGGCTGCCCCCATCGCTGCTTTTTTTGCGTCTATCCCCAGACGTTCCATTCACGACGCTATCGGGTGCGTTCTGCCGCCAATGTGGTGGACGAGTTTGCCTTTATTCGGGATCACCTGCCACAAGTGCGGGAGATCGGCATCGAGGATGATTGTTTCACCGCCAGCCCCAGCCATGTCCGGCAAATTTGCGAAGAGTTATTGGCCCGCCAAATTCACATGAAATGGTATTGCAATGTGCGGGGTGACGTGTCTGCCGATCTGCTGCACCTCATGCGACGGGCTGGTTGCCGTCTCGTGACCGTCGGCTTTGAAAGTGGGGATCAAAAAATTCTGGATGGCATGGGCAAACATGCTAAATTGGAAAAGTATCAAAAATTTGTGCGTGATGCCAGGCAGGCCGGATTGCTCGTGCATGGGTGCATGATGGTGGGCAATCCGGGCGATACCAGAGCCACCGTGGCCACCAGCTACCAATTTGCCGTCCAGGCCAACTGTGACAGCATGCAATTTTATCCCTTGTTTGTTTATCCGGGAACCGAAGCCTACGCCTGGGCCGCCCAGAATGGCTATCTGAAAACCACCGATTTTACGCGCTGGTTGACCCCGGACGGCCAGCACAACTGCGTCCTGGACACGCCGGAGTTGTCAGCGAAAGAAATGGTTGCCATATGTGATTATTATTTAAAAAAATACCATCTGCGCCCCCGGTATCTTGTCATGAAATTGTGGCAGGCGTTGTGCCATCCGGCGGAAGGGTATCGCTCCCTGCTCTCTGCGAAGACGTTTTTCGGGAGATTGTTCAACCGTCAAGACGGGAATGTGTGCGGTGATTGAAATTTCCATCGTGGTGATCTGTTTTAATGAGGTCAATAATATTCGCCGTTGCCTGGAATCCCTGCTGGCACAGAATTATCCGGTTGCTTGTTGCGAGATTGTGGTGGTGGATGGTGGATCCCGGGATGGGACGCCGGAAGTCGTGGCGGAATTGGCGCAACGTCATGACCATGTGCGACTGGTGACGGAGTTGCGAAAAGGGGCGGCGGTGGCCCGCAATACCGGTATGGAAACGGCGCGTTTTCCTTGCGTTGCCTTCATCGATGCCGATTGTGAAGCGGTTCCGGATTGGCTGCTGCGGCTGGCAACGTATTTTCAGCAGTATCGTGCCAGGGATGCCGCTGTGGTGGCCGTGGGTGGGGGCAACATTCCCCCGCCGGATGCCGCCGATTTTGTCCAGGCCATCAGCATTGCCATGGATACATTCGTGGGAAGTTTCAATAGTGCCCAGGGACGCCTGTTCCAGGAACCCCGGGATGTTCCCAGTCTGGCCACGCTCAATGTGTTGTATGACAAGCGGGCGCTTGTTGCCATCGGTGGGTTTGATGTGACCCTGGGCAGTGATGCCGAAGATGCCGATATCAACCATCGCCTGGGGCGTGCCGGGCACCGCATGATCTATGTTCCCAATCTGTCCGTGTACCACAAATTGCGGGCCACGCCGTTACGCTGGAGTCGGAACATGTTTCGTTACGGACGGGGCAGGGCGCGCCTTCTCAAGCGGCATCCGGAGATGTGGCGTGTGGCCTATCTGTTGCCTCTGCTGTTTTTGGGTGGCATGTCCACGTTGCTTTTGGCACCCTTGTTTCCCGTTTTCTGGCTGGTGGCCCTCTATTTTCCTGTGCTGTTCATTCTGTCCGGGGTACTCTGCCGACGACACAGACGTTTTGATTTATGGGTTCATGTGTTTGTGGTCTTTCTGGTCCAGCATTTTGGTTATGCCTTGGGGGAGGTGGCCGGATTGTTGAATCCGGAGTAAATCGACAAGACACGATAATTGGATAAAGACCAAAAACGCCTGAAAAACGGATCAGCAGAATCATCACAAGGGTTCAAACGCCATGTGGTATGATTTCATTGCACAATTTTCCAGGGAAAAACCGGACCATCCGGCCATCATCGACAAGATCACGCAGACGACCTACACCTATCGGAGCATGGCATCGGTGATCCGGCAGTGGGGAAATTTTCTGCATGCCCGGGGGATTGGTCAGGGGGATCGGGTGGTGTTGCTGGCACCGGCCTGCATGGAGCATATCCTGCTGTTTTTTGCCTGTGCCAAGGTTGGGGCCATTCTGGTGCCGCTCAATCACCGCCTGCCTCCGGTGGAACTGGCGGGTATTCTGGAATTGGTTGAACCACAATTGTTTCTGGGTGCCGTGGATCCTCCCGCCGGCCAGAAATTTCCATATTTTCACTTCTCTTCCCTGGATTGGAACGCATCCTGGCCGGAGGCCCCGGACCATGAGGTTGCCGATGCCGATCCCATGTTGATGTTGTTCACCTCCGGCTCGACGGGCATGCCCAAGGGGGTGCTGTTTCATGCCACCATGATCATGGCCAACATGCACGGGACGGTTGACTCAGGGGTCTTGGAAGCCAGCGATGTCAGCATTGTCAATACCCCGTTTTTCCACACCGGGGCATATCACGTTTTTCTGCTGCCGCTGCTTTCCATGGGTGGGACGTTGTTGTTGTTTGATCGTTTTGATCCGGGTGGTGTTCTTCAGGCCATTCGGGAGGAGGGGATCACCATTTTCTGGGCAGTACCGACCATGTTTCAGGCCATCCACGATCATTCGGATTTTGTCTGGACTGATTTTTCGCGCATTCGTTGTTTGTTGTCGGGAGGTGCCCCTCTGAGTGTTGCCCTGATCAAGGCTTATCATGCCCGGGGTGTGCCTTTCAAGCAGGGATTCGGCCTGACTGAAGTGGGGCCGAACTGCTTTTTGCTGGATACGGAAGCGTGTTGGCAACGACCTGATTCCATTGGCAAGCCCATGCGCCATTCCCAGGTCATGGTGGTGGATGACCAGGGCCATCCGGTGGGACCGGATCAGCCCGGCGAACTGCTTATTGCCGGACCGCATTTGTGCAAAGGTTATTGGCGCAATGATGATTTATTCCGTGCTTCCTTGCTGGACGGTTATTTTCGTACCGGGGATCTGGTCCGTTACGACCAGGAAGGTTTCTTTTTTGTCGTGGGGCGCAAAAAAGAGATGTACATTTCCGGCGGCGAAAATGTCTATCCAGGTGAAGTGGAAAAACATATTCTGACCCATCCCGATATTTCACAGGCCGTTGTGGTGGCGGTTTCCGATGCCAAATGGACCGAAGTCGGTTTTCTCTTTATTGTGGCCAGACGGGACATGTCATTGGATGAACTGCGCCATCATCTGGACCAGCGGTTGGTGCGGTTCAAGCACCCCCATCACATGCGCCGGTTGGAGGCACTGCCTCTGTTGGCCAATGGCAAAATCAATCGGGTGGGGTTGCGGGAGATGGCGCGTCAAGAGATTTGTGCCTGACTGGTCGAGCATTTCTGATCCATCCGGTCCATTACTCTGTCAAGTTGGACTCTTTGGCAAATCCCCGATATTTTTCCTGGGCCAAGTTTTGGGCTTGGCGGCGGTGATAATCGATTTCGGCAAAATTGTTGGTGACCACCGCACAGACCATGGGGTCGATTTTTTCCTTGGCCACCAGGGAAGCAAGAATTTCCTGAACCTGGGATTGCGACATTCCTGGTCGATAGGGTCGATCCTCGGTCAAGGCGGTGAAGATATCGGCGATGCTCATGATGCGCGCTCCCAACACCAGATTCCTGCCAGGAATTCGGAAAGGGTAGCCTTTGCCGTCGATGGTTTCGTGATGGAATGATGCCCACTCGTTGATGGTGGCCAGCTCCTTGATGGGACGCAGGGAATGGTATGTGACATAGGTGTGAATCTGCATGATTCCCATCTCTTCCGGGGTCAAGGGACCGGTTTTGTAGAGAATCTCGGTGGGGACGGCGAGTTTGCCCAGATCATGGAGAAAGCCGGCAATTCGCATCATGGTTTGTTCGCGGTGGGACATGCCCACCCGACGGGCGATGTGTTCCGCAGTGATGGCAACACCCTGGGAGTGGGTGGCGGTAAAACGGCAACGAAAGTCGATGATCGTGGCAATGAAACGGGACAGTTCTTCCAGTTCGGTCAGAGAGATTCTAAGCGTGCCGGCATTGGTATTGCTTTTTAAAATTTCACTTAAATTCTGGTTGAACAGATCGAACCAGAAAGCGGGTGGGGCACAAATTTCTTC
It encodes:
- a CDS encoding HD domain-containing protein gives rise to the protein MNIQFFDILDTVGNTLDLVDPHLSDHHRKVAHIAERIASAMNFSPQETNNLVYAGLLHDCGALTLREKTFIAQLDMDSRDSNHAETGYNMLREFRLFANLATLVRHHHIAWNHGSGAETHGEPTPMGCHILHVADRVAVQIDNKVPALAQTNTIREKIRQRAGRILHPDVVAAFEEICAPPAFWFDLFNQNLSEILKSNTNAGTLRISLTELEELSRFIATIIDFRCRFTATHSQGVAITAEHIARRVGMSHREQTMMRIAGFLHDLGKLAVPTEILYKTGPLTPEEMGIMQIHTYVTYHSLRPIKELATINEWASFHHETIDGKGYPFRIPGRNLVLGARIMSIADIFTALTEDRPYRPGMSQSQVQEILASLVAKEKIDPMVCAVVTNNFAEIDYHRRQAQNLAQEKYRGFAKESNLTE
- a CDS encoding AMP-binding protein, whose product is MWYDFIAQFSREKPDHPAIIDKITQTTYTYRSMASVIRQWGNFLHARGIGQGDRVVLLAPACMEHILLFFACAKVGAILVPLNHRLPPVELAGILELVEPQLFLGAVDPPAGQKFPYFHFSSLDWNASWPEAPDHEVADADPMLMLFTSGSTGMPKGVLFHATMIMANMHGTVDSGVLEASDVSIVNTPFFHTGAYHVFLLPLLSMGGTLLLFDRFDPGGVLQAIREEGITIFWAVPTMFQAIHDHSDFVWTDFSRIRCLLSGGAPLSVALIKAYHARGVPFKQGFGLTEVGPNCFLLDTEACWQRPDSIGKPMRHSQVMVVDDQGHPVGPDQPGELLIAGPHLCKGYWRNDDLFRASLLDGYFRTGDLVRYDQEGFFFVVGRKKEMYISGGENVYPGEVEKHILTHPDISQAVVVAVSDAKWTEVGFLFIVARRDMSLDELRHHLDQRLVRFKHPHHMRRLEALPLLANGKINRVGLREMARQEICA
- a CDS encoding GHMP kinase, coding for MVITRTPFRVSLAGGGSDMRDYYAVRSHGAVVSAAIQSYMYIVVHPYFHDKIRIKYSKTEDVDSIDEIRHPLVREALRKVKLGTGVEIASFSDVPAGTGLGSSSAFTVGLLHALYAMQRETVTPERLASEACAIEIDILKEPIGKQDQYASAFGGLNYIRFVADESVHVAPISLDQAGRRLLEEKLRLYYIGNDRAAGTILAEQRANLKIPDKMARMDNMTLLADRLRACFHDWQVDQLGEILRQGWEYKQGMASGISNDQVQACLELAMRHGATGGKLLGAGSGGFLLLYANDHDALARHLPFRSLPFRIDQEGSKIIARDF
- a CDS encoding SPASM domain-containing protein gives rise to the protein MCPNGTDQIHFPKGCMPLTLFKEIVRQIKPFTSSVTLAVGGESLYNKEFFDMVRHARMEGIKVLLNTNATMLDAKRAQQLLESGLSHVSFAFDGFNKIQYEKARVGADFEKTLNNIIHFLELKKSHAKSDPYTVLSMLMLDMTLATPQEQNQFLSRFEGLIDEVRLREVATWGPVFKETDQFSFRKNVQLYPPCSRLWSTAVVAWNGDLLPCIYDVNHDYVLGNIQKENFVDIWNGPGMVALRKSMLDGTFRTLLPLCEHCIVLGSPPLLGLPSGIRLTLADALTNLWGYRIEKMAIRLANLLSRRGFSARTIN
- a CDS encoding radical SAM protein yields the protein MNILFLNPPFMPGFSRASRSPAVTKGGTLYFPIWLAYATGMAEQAGHQVRLVDCAAARLDLPNLFIALGTWRPGLVVIDTSTPSIVNDAQVAADIKKQFPETFTLLVGSHPSALPQESIALHAAVDGAALGEYDATVVDLAQALDQGLPLQGVPGLAYRMHDTILCNPRRPMLENLDALPFVAEVYAKHLRIEDYFFAAANYPMVQIMTGRGCPHRCFFCVYPQTFHSRRYRVRSAANVVDEFAFIRDHLPQVREIGIEDDCFTASPSHVRQICEELLARQIHMKWYCNVRGDVSADLLHLMRRAGCRLVTVGFESGDQKILDGMGKHAKLEKYQKFVRDARQAGLLVHGCMMVGNPGDTRATVATSYQFAVQANCDSMQFYPLFVYPGTEAYAWAAQNGYLKTTDFTRWLTPDGQHNCVLDTPELSAKEMVAICDYYLKKYHLRPRYLVMKLWQALCHPAEGYRSLLSAKTFFGRLFNRQDGNVCGD
- a CDS encoding glycosyltransferase, with the translated sequence MIEISIVVICFNEVNNIRRCLESLLAQNYPVACCEIVVVDGGSRDGTPEVVAELAQRHDHVRLVTELRKGAAVARNTGMETARFPCVAFIDADCEAVPDWLLRLATYFQQYRARDAAVVAVGGGNIPPPDAADFVQAISIAMDTFVGSFNSAQGRLFQEPRDVPSLATLNVLYDKRALVAIGGFDVTLGSDAEDADINHRLGRAGHRMIYVPNLSVYHKLRATPLRWSRNMFRYGRGRARLLKRHPEMWRVAYLLPLLFLGGMSTLLLAPLFPVFWLVALYFPVLFILSGVLCRRHRRFDLWVHVFVVFLVQHFGYALGEVAGLLNPE
- a CDS encoding YdcF family protein — encoded protein: MLISKEKLIKASPLLLVSLTGNLFVILILWTPLTGLLVQPLIVNEPLQKSEVAVIFASGWVNETTMDYDALLRMQQGVELYRQGWVRKIVCLGGTTLPHRDSREKVAEVMAKIIVSWGVPPENVLAHAEATNTYDDLRSMFTLLRHQIDFNRTIYVSSAYHTARIRWFLNSMGINGIVVHAYPVEKEPLHFGQRMFYFRSIAREYLAHVYYRLMPTSPVAIWK
- a CDS encoding methyltransferase domain-containing protein → MTESREQESCQRWDRHWQATGRIPGVSRMGRLMFHAKEEGLRRVMAPLREDVKTILEVGCGPGHIMAMYQRLGFAPMGIDISPTAVAICQERGLAAVERDVMEEPGRYDLVSSDGMLEHFLHFEPMAVRMMHLSRRYVLLIQPNHGSFWGRVLPCLAELIKGEDNILEYNYRMIDFIEVFRRHGFDVVENRPVFGDVFRILLFQSQKMSEHVL